Part of the Bacteroides acidifaciens genome, TTAGCAATTTTATCAAGGAAATAAGCGGGAATTTTACTTGTTGAACGTTGATTCTCCCCAAAAGGATAGTCATATTCTTTCTTGTAACTTTCAAGGTATGTATATACACCACCTACTACAGCATCAGCTCCTGAAAGCCCATAGGAACCTCTCAATTTCAGCAAGTTTATCTGGAGGCCGTTAAGGAAATTCTTTGCGTACGGTTCTTCTGCCACATTCCATCCGATAGAAACTGAAGGGAAGAAGTCGAAACGGTTGGCCTTTGAAAAACGGTCCGAGCCATTGTATGCCCCACTAAGCTCAAGCAAATATCTGGAATTGTAATCATAGCTGACACGAGCAGAATAACTCATCGAGTTGCTCGGCGTATCAGAGCCTGCGCGATTGGAATACCAGTTGCCTAGCAATAAAGCACCTATATTATGTCCGCCAAAACGTCTGCTATACGACAAGTCTATACGGGTATTGATTTGTACATACGGTTTGGAAGTCGTTTCCTTCACTCCCATAGGACGCAATACATACAAGTCGTCATTAATCGGTCGATAAGAATCCGATTCGGCATCATGATAGAATGCCAGATAGTCCCCATCACCTCTCTTAAGTTCCCTCTTGGTTCCCCAGCGGTTGGTAAGTGCCATTACTCCTCTCACTTTCAACCCTTTAGTAATAAAATCCAATTTATGTTCCAACGTGATATTACCATTTACATTGTTCTTCCATTCACGTTTGTAACCACCTTGAGACATCAATGCCAGAGGATTCATCGCCTGACCTACCTTCATGCCATACGTTCCGTCCGGATTGTGTGCCGGATAGTTCCAAGGAGTGAAGTGTCCACCAAGCAAACGGGTGAAGATACTATAATCCCCACTCTGACCCACTGACGGTAAATGAGGTTCATTCAGCTCAGACAAAATAGCATTGGCATTGATTCTGAACAGAAAGTCTTTGGTAATCTGTATATCAAAATTAGAACGGATATTGTAACGTTTCAAATAATAATCATTATTAAAATCCTCAGTCTTCTCTACTTCTTTGAGCAAACCGGTCTGATTCGTATAACCGATAGCCACAAAATATTTCACCTTGTCAGTCCCCCCCTGTATGTCTACATTATACTGTTGCATCATAGCAGCTTTCTTATACATAAGGTCGTACCAGTCCACATTTGGGTAGAGATAAGGAGAATCACCGGTACGGAAATGCTCCAATGCTTCATCACTAAGAAGCTCCTGATTCTTTTCCAATGCAGCGGTATTTTCCGCATTCATATACATCTCCTTTATCAGTTTCAAGCTTTCATACGAATTAAGGAATGTATTTTCATAAGTAGGTTGCTGAAAACCGACATCAGCTCTGAATGTAATCTTCGGTTTGCCTTCCGAGCCACGACGGGTAGTAACCAAAATAACACCATTAGCTCCTTTCAGACCGAAGATAGAGGTACTACCTGCATCTTTCAGCACACTGATATCCTGAATGTCGTTCGGCGAAAGTTGGGAAAGGGTTTCGATGTCTGATTCTACATCGTCAATCAATACCAGCGGCGAAGTGCTGACATCTGCATAAGTGGATATACCGCGTATAAAGATATCTGCAGCATCTTTACCGGGCTGTCCGCTTCCCTGCAACTGGAAAAGTCCCGGCAGACGTCCGGCAAGTGCATTCTGCACAGTGGAAGTGGGCGATTGCCTTAAGGTCATACCATTCACCTGGCTGATAGACGCCACGTTTGAAAGCCGAGACTTCGTACCGAACCCTTGCTGTACAATTTCTACTTCCTGAAGCATATTTCCATCCGCCTCCATCGAGATGACCATACCGTTTGTAGCTGTCACCGTCTGTGAAGCATAGCCGATATAGCTGACTTTAATCTTTGCTTTGGATGATTTCAGTTTAATGGAGAACTTACCATCAATGTCTGTGATTGTTCCGTTGCCCGGATTATTCACTTCCAGAATAGTTGCTCCGACCAATACTTCGCCAAGGTCATCTTTTACAGTACCTTTGACGATCACTTGTGCCCATACGGCAAGTGGCATGAGCGCCAATAATAGGATGATTATTCGTTTCATAAAATTCTGTGTTTTTAATAGTTCCATCCGGGATTCTGGGTTAATTTCGTATTTCCGTTCATCTCACCTCTCGGTATAGGATACCAATACATCCTCTCATCAAAAGTAGAGGTGCGTACATTTACATAGTTATAGTAGAATGAGCCGTCAGCCTGTCTGATAATCTCAACGCCTTCCACAGGTTCATTCATTACGTCTTCCGCAATCTTCCAACGGCGGATATCCCAAAAACGATGTTCTTCAAATGCCAGTTCGATTCTTCGCTCATTACGGATAATATCGCGCATTTCTTCCTGTGTGTAAGTGGCAGGCAGACCGTAGCGTTCATCATCGCCGGCTTCAATACCCGCTCTTTTGCGCAATTTAATGATACAATCTTCAATATCAGTTTTGTTTGCATCCATATCCGCTTCATTCAATGCTTCCGCATAGTTCAGCAGGATTTCAGCATAACGGATAATCTGATAATGATGATAGGCTCCATTAAAGCCGGAATTATCTGCTTTAGTCTCATTCAATCCCAAGAATTTTCTCAAATAATAACCGGTTTGGGTGGTTATCAGATTAGGAACATTGGAACGGTCGAGTCCGCCATTAAACGTTTCTACCGCTCTCTTCAACCAGGTAGCGCCATTATAGAAAACTGTATATGTCAACCTCGGGTCTCTGTTCGCATAAGGGTTCTGATTGTTATATGCATATTTTCCGGTCGAGTCATCAATTCTTTTCCCGTCGAGCATCAGGAAAGCATCTACCAGATTCTGGCTCGGGCTAGTCAGCCCTTTGCACTTGTTTTTCTGATAACCGCACGGACTGTTGTCCGACTCCAGTGTAGTATTACCGGTGGCTTCTTTCATCATGATTGTTTCTTTGTTGGGAAATACATTGTTGTCTCCAAAGAGAGCCAATAATCCCGGCGTGGGATCCGTCTTATCTTCTTCTCCTTTTTGAGCAGTATAATGCAAATCATATACCCCCAGATTCATAACCGCCTTCGCGGCATCCGCCGCATCCTGCCATGTCACCAGTTCACTTGTCGGTGCACCTTCTTCTATCATCTTCTCTCTATAGAGGTCACTTGCCAGATAAAGTTTCAGACGGGAAACCAGTGCTTTCGCCACTCCTTTGTTGACGCGGCCCACGAGAGCTGTCTGTGTAGTGGACGGGATGGACATGGCATCAAACAAATCATTATAACAAGATGCCGGATTTTCTTCACTGATTTCAGCCAGAATATAGTTAGCGCATTCGACTAAGCTACTACGGGCAATATTCCAGTCTTCATCATAATTGAACACTTTATCGCCCAATAAGGGTACGCCTCCCCATCTTTTCACTAATTCAAAATAAAAATAAGCTCTCAGCAATCTGGCTTCCGCTTTCATCGCTTTTATATCTTTCGCGGATAACTGTGAAGAAGTAGGATAACCTTCTATTTTTTCCAGAAAGAGATTTGCCCTACGGATACCAATATAAAAATTCTTCCATGCCTCACCGTCGAGACTGGCAATATTCTCCGGTGACAAATTACCGTTACGATAGTTCTCCAAACTGCCGCTTCCTCCCTTATCACGGGTAGGCACACCGTCATCTGTAGCCGCGTCGAGGTAAGAATTACTCAAACGGGTATGCAGACTGGGCAACGACAAATAAATGGCTTGATGCAGCTGCTTCATATAGAGCGCTGTCGAATCTTTCGGATTCACCACATTCGCTTCTTGATTCCATTCCAATGGTTCGGACTCGAATGTATTACATGCGCTCACTGCCAACAATCCTGTGACACATGCTACCTGAATCGTTTTATATATGAATCTTTTCATGTTTCTCTAATTTAGAATTGAATGTTAATACCGAAATTATAAGCTTTTGAATTGGGAACATACGCTTTGGTTGTCCCATCTAAAAAGTTGAGTATTTCCGGGTCACGGTCTTTGATTCCGCTGATTGTGACAAGATTGTATCCATTGACAAAGAACTTGACACCATCCAGATGAATGCGGGAAGTCCACACCTTTGGCAGCGTATAAGACAATTCGACATTCTTCAGACGCAGATAACTTGAATTCTGCAACCAGAAAGTAGAAGTCCTCTCGTTGTAGCTGTTGCTTCCGGCAGATACTCTGGGGTATCTTGCATTCGGGTTGTCTGGCGTCCAACGGTCGAGATGCTCTACCAATGCTTGCCCGTAGCCACTTTGAGCATTAAATGTAAACGGCATCATCTTGTTAGTAGTCTGCGAATTACCCAATCCCGACCATTGCATACTGAAGGCAAGCCCCTTCCATTCGGCAGCTAAATAAACTCCGTATTCAATCAACGGTGCATTGTTTCCGATAGCTTTGACATCTCTACCGTCAATCAAGTGGTCACCATTCAAGTCGCGGTATTTGATATCACCGGGTTGTGGTTTGTAACCTTCTACCATGGTAGTAGCTAAATAATCGTCCACTTCTCTCTGGCTTTGGAAAAGACCGTCTGCCACATAACCGAATACCTGACTGTACTTTTCGTCAACACGTTGCATATACGACTCCGGATAAGCATTTTCTCCATTAGCCAGCAATTTGCTTTTATAGAACAAAGCATTAGCATTGGCTACAAACGATACATCACCGAATCTCTTGTTATAAGTCATATCCAGTTCGACGCCGCTTCTTCTGTATTTACCCAGATGTTCTTTAGGAATATCCAAACCAATCAAGTGATTGGCATCTTTGCCTACCGACTT contains:
- a CDS encoding SusC/RagA family TonB-linked outer membrane protein — encoded protein: MKRIIILLLALMPLAVWAQVIVKGTVKDDLGEVLVGATILEVNNPGNGTITDIDGKFSIKLKSSKAKIKVSYIGYASQTVTATNGMVISMEADGNMLQEVEIVQQGFGTKSRLSNVASISQVNGMTLRQSPTSTVQNALAGRLPGLFQLQGSGQPGKDAADIFIRGISTYADVSTSPLVLIDDVESDIETLSQLSPNDIQDISVLKDAGSTSIFGLKGANGVILVTTRRGSEGKPKITFRADVGFQQPTYENTFLNSYESLKLIKEMYMNAENTAALEKNQELLSDEALEHFRTGDSPYLYPNVDWYDLMYKKAAMMQQYNVDIQGGTDKVKYFVAIGYTNQTGLLKEVEKTEDFNNDYYLKRYNIRSNFDIQITKDFLFRINANAILSELNEPHLPSVGQSGDYSIFTRLLGGHFTPWNYPAHNPDGTYGMKVGQAMNPLALMSQGGYKREWKNNVNGNITLEHKLDFITKGLKVRGVMALTNRWGTKRELKRGDGDYLAFYHDAESDSYRPINDDLYVLRPMGVKETTSKPYVQINTRIDLSYSRRFGGHNIGALLLGNWYSNRAGSDTPSNSMSYSARVSYDYNSRYLLELSGAYNGSDRFSKANRFDFFPSVSIGWNVAEEPYAKNFLNGLQINLLKLRGSYGLSGADAVVGGVYTYLESYKKEYDYPFGENQRSTSKIPAYFLDKIANEDVRWEVEKKLNLGIDLRMFDSRLSATFEYFYNRRNDILSKPESVPLYAGYKSGVLPYMNIGRTENKGWDAELTWRDKIGKDFSYFFRGIVSHAKNKILEMGEAPSPYKLSMSTGRAIGTKFGYVADGFYNTQEEIDNGPYDKLRTLRPGDLRYKDISGPDGVADGIIDQYDKVAIGNSRPDFNYGLTVGFSYKNFDVSALFQGATGASLSIEKVLHIGSGDGRPRPLHLNRWTQFDESGNKVTDPAQLIEMNKNAAFPILWEQNGNNSELSTFWLRSANYIRWKNLEVGYRLPDAWVKKVGLNSVRFYGSAQNLMTWSALGDYQVDPESSRVSSGNPMDTYPQQRVYNIGCQIAF
- a CDS encoding RagB/SusD family nutrient uptake outer membrane protein, with the protein product MKRFIYKTIQVACVTGLLAVSACNTFESEPLEWNQEANVVNPKDSTALYMKQLHQAIYLSLPSLHTRLSNSYLDAATDDGVPTRDKGGSGSLENYRNGNLSPENIASLDGEAWKNFYIGIRRANLFLEKIEGYPTSSQLSAKDIKAMKAEARLLRAYFYFELVKRWGGVPLLGDKVFNYDEDWNIARSSLVECANYILAEISEENPASCYNDLFDAMSIPSTTQTALVGRVNKGVAKALVSRLKLYLASDLYREKMIEEGAPTSELVTWQDAADAAKAVMNLGVYDLHYTAQKGEEDKTDPTPGLLALFGDNNVFPNKETIMMKEATGNTTLESDNSPCGYQKNKCKGLTSPSQNLVDAFLMLDGKRIDDSTGKYAYNNQNPYANRDPRLTYTVFYNGATWLKRAVETFNGGLDRSNVPNLITTQTGYYLRKFLGLNETKADNSGFNGAYHHYQIIRYAEILLNYAEALNEADMDANKTDIEDCIIKLRKRAGIEAGDDERYGLPATYTQEEMRDIIRNERRIELAFEEHRFWDIRRWKIAEDVMNEPVEGVEIIRQADGSFYYNYVNVRTSTFDERMYWYPIPRGEMNGNTKLTQNPGWNY